The following is a genomic window from Bacillus carboniphilus.
AAGAAGTAGAACTTGTCATTATAAATGAGTTTAACCGAGATATGGCATCTGAAATTTTGCTGAAAGATATTTTAAAGGCCTTAGAATCTAGTACTTTGTTAAAATCATAAAAAACTGCTGGCTCAACTAGAGGTTGTTTTTATTAAGCTAACATATACATGGGAGGGGAACCAATGAAATTAGCTGAGGCGTTAATATTACGTTCTGATTATCAAAAAAGGGTTGAACACTTGAAAAATCGGTTATTCAAAAATGTAAGGGTGCAGGAAGGGGATCAACCTGATGAAGACCCAGCGGTTATGAAAGCAGAATTAACAGGACTCCTAGAGCAACTGAAATTACTTATTCAAAATATCAATAAAACCAATATACATACCAAATTTGATGGAAATCAAACTCTTGCGGACGCTTTAGTTATTCGAGATGTAGTTGGACAAGAAAGAAAAATCTACAGCGACCTTATTGAACCAGCAACAATGCGTCATGACCGGTATTCGAGGTCTGAAATTAAGTATGTAACCACGATAAGTGTAAAAGAAACTCAAAAGTATATAGATGAATTATCCAAGAGATACAGAGAAATGGATGTGAAAATACAAGAATTGAATTGGAAAACAGACTTATTAGAATAGCAATCTCATAAAAGTGCAGTTGGTAGCGAAGATGAAAAGGCGAATACCAAACCGGCAACAGGTACATGTTGTAATTAAGGTAAGGGTTTCGGGGTGACCCTGAGGTTCAACTCCTCATACTCACAACTTATACCTTTTAATGTAACAGCATTACAAATGACTCATACATTGTACAACCTGGTATTGATTTTCGTTTCGTGAGGGTGGATAGGGGAAAAATAGCATTCTCATCATATATCAGTTTTACAAGGCTTTAATCAAAGGGGTTAAAGCCTTTATTTTGTTTAGAGTATTTGTAGAGCTCTTGATCCATAAAGGTCAAGAGCTCTTTATATTTATATTATGAATGATCAACCTATTGACAATTCACTAAAAACGAATTACTGTATTAGATAACTAATACAGTAATTTTTTGATTGTGTGGTGGAATCAATGGAATTTAATAAAGTCGAGCCAATATATACTCAGATTATTGAAGACATAAAATTAAAAATTATAAACGGCACCTATTTGCCTGGACAAGAAATTCCCTCTAGACGTCAACTTGCTAAAGATTTGGGGGTAAACCCTAATACAATCCAGAGAGCATATAGGGAGATGGAAGAGAAAAAATTAATAGTCACTTCAAGAGGGCAGGGGAGTTTTATCACAAGTGATCAGACGATTATTAATTCCCTAAAAGATGAAGCATTGTCAAGAGTAGTAAGCCAAAGTGTTGAGAAGCTACGATCTTTTGGAAGGTCTGATCATGAGATTATTGAGCTTATTCAGAAGTTCATGAAAGGGGAGCATCGAAAATGATTCAAGTTAATCAGTTGAATAAGTCCTTTGGGAATAAGGAAGTGTTAAGAGATATATCGTTTTCAGTCGGTGAAGGTCGTATCATTGGATTATTTGGAACAAATGGAGCTGGTAAATCTACATTACTAAAGGTCATCGCGGGTTTATTACGTATTGATCATGGAAGTATCACATTCCACAGTCATCCATCTTCAATTGAGAAAAGAAGCTTAATTGCTTACCTTGGTGAACAAGACACATGGTATCCTTGGATGAAATTATCAGATGCGATGGATTATATGAAGGATATGTATAGGGATTGGGATCATGAAAAGGCACAATATCTACTAAATTTCTTTCAATTAGATAAAAATGAAAGGATTCGAGAGGTATCTAAAGGAACTCTCTGTAAAATGAATTTACTTTTAACATTAAGCAGAAGAGCAAAGTACGTCTTATTAGATGAACCCTTTTCTGGGATTGACCCGTTTACACGAAGGGAAATTTCAAAAGCTATTGTCGATGATTTTGTCGATGAGGGGCAGACAATAATTGTTGCTACCCAAGAGATTGAAGAGGTCGAAATGCTACTTGATGAGATTCTTTTTTTAGATCAAGGACAGTTACTATTACATGAACAAGCGGAAGAACTGAGAAGAACGAACAAACAAGGATTATTGGGTATTTTGGAGGAGGTGTATGCTCATGCGCGCATGTAAGAGATTGTTATTGGCAGAATTGAGGAATAGACAATATGTGTTTTTGTTAACGATTGGAGCAATTATTCTGTTACATTCAGTAGTTATTAGCCTAATCATTCAAAGCGTTGATATCGACCTTATCAGGTGGATTGACATTGGTTTGATTTCAATTGCATTCTTTATCCCATTTCTCCGTACATTTACGATATGGCAGGATGAGTGGAAGCGCAAATCAATCCAGCGACTATTAACCTTACCTACATCTAGAATCTATCTAGTAATTGTCAAATATGTAGTAATATTTTTGGAAGTCCTCACCATATTGATTCTGACCATTCTAGCCATGTGGATTCAATGGCATGTAAGCAATGGATTGTTATTTAGAGTTGAACCCATTCTAGCCATGGAATGGATGAGTATTGGGCAAATCCTAAATATACTCTTATCCATAACATCTTTAATATTTATTTGTTTTATGAGTTATCTATTTGGAAGGTCAATCAACCGTTTCTATCTGCAAATTACATTCATTACAGTTTTTCTAAGTTTACTAGTGTCCATTACTATATATTCAATTGTGCCCCATTTTCTAACTATTTTAGTATTTGTCCTAACCTATTTTTCATTCAGTTATTGTCTTTTAGATAACAAAATGTCTGTTGAGTAAACAGTGCTAGAATCTATGAACAAAGCCAACTTGAAGGGAGTATGTTGTCATGCTGGGTATCATTGTACAGATTATCGTGTCCTGGATTATACTTCGAATTTTTGTTAAGAAGGATCTAACAGCCCTAGGGATAAAACCTTTTGGATCAAGAAGCTTGCAATTCCTGATAGGATTTATGTTTACAGCTTTTCTATGTGCGTCCATACAAATGATTGATGCTTTTCTCACCAATACAAACTGGGAAGTCTCTTCAAAACTGACTTTTATAGAAGGACTAAACGCTTTCTGGTTGAATGTAAAAGGAGTTTTGTTCGAGGAGTTAATTTTCCGTGGTGCACTTCTGGTTATTATTATTCATAAGTTTGGAGCAAAAATAGGGATTCTTATTTCTGGAGTAGCTTTTGGAATTTACCATTGGTTCTCGTATGGTGTACTGGGAGATATAGGTTCAATGACAGTAATATTCTTTATTACAGCTATGTCTGGGTTAGTCTGGGCATATGCCTTCAGTAAAACGAAATCGATTGCTTTACCAATAGGTCTTCATTTAGGTTGGAACTTCACCATTAATTCAATCTTTTCGAAAGGTCCATGGGGTGAGCAAATTTTAGTACCCGACAAAGTAGAATTTGTTTCAAATCCCATTTTGAACCTGGTTGTATATTTTGTATTACCATTTGTTGTTGTTCCAATATTAACATGGTTATTGATCAGACTTTGGGGAGGAAGAAAAATCAAGTTTCATACGACTCAGATTACAAAATAAGGATGCCTTTCTTCCATGTATTTAAAACAATAATTGACATCAGTCATAACATTTTTGGTCTTCCAACAGTTTAAGACATTCTGATTTGCTGTTTCAAAAACTCTATAAAGATTAAATAATGGCGTGAAAAACAGTTGTCAGTTTGCACGCCATTTTCTTGATCGTTTATAGGATATGAAATCCAATAGGAACGGGTTATTACATTTCTGACACTGTGCTTTAGTGATCCCTTTTCCCCAGAACCCCATAGAAGAAAATGCTTGCGATTTCTTCAGTAAGCGGAAACGCTTTTTGGTACACATGCTCCTGTTGGAAATATTCTTTTAACATTTGCACATAGAATAGAATCGCTTCATTTGATAGGTTTGGGTCTACGTATCCTTGTTGTTTTCCTTCTTCAAATAGTTGGATGAAGGCAGGGAGGGCTTTTTGGGCATAGACTTGTTCGATATAGTTGCCTTCTGTTGAATACTGTTTCATCATGTATTCATAAAATTCTTTGTTGATCTCGGTTGCTGCTTCTTTTTTATTAAAAATGATGCTCTTAATTTTTTCAGGATAAGGTATTTCAGCATTCAGTACTTTTTCAAATTCATTCATGGTTTTATCTACATAATAGATGAAAGCCTCTTGAATCAATTTATGTTTATTCTCAAAGTAGTTATAGATGGTTACTTGAGATACATTCGCTTCCTTTGCTATCTCTGATATAGATACCTTTTGGATTCCATATTTCAGAAACAAGTTAAGAGAGGCATCTAAAATGTCTAATTTCTTCTGCTCTCTCCGTCTTTGAAACCCGTCCATTCACTTCACCTCCACTTTAGTTTAATTAAATTTTTGAAATAAAACAAATCATGAAGTTCAAAAAGAACAAATGTTAATTTACTAGGAACTTTTTCTTACTCCCATCCGTATTAAAAGTAAGATATCTTTTCAGGGTGGAGTGAGGAAGATGGGTTCAGGAGCTATCGCTTTTTACATTGTAATGGGTTGGACCTTATTGATAACGGGAGGACTTACTTACTTAATAGTAAAACAGAAGAATTACGACTTAATTTCTGGCTTCGGTAATAAAACAAAAGAAGAACAAGAACAGTTAATCCAAAATGGATATCCGCAAGCCATTGGGAAAGTACTATTGCATACTTGGATCATTTTGCTGATCTCCTTCATATTGGGAATTTTTCAAGTCCCCTATGGTTTTGGGATAGGGTTAGCCATCTATTTAATCTATCTCTTAGTGGGAATGGTGTATGTGCAAAAATATTATCTAGTGGATAAACGAAAAAAGTATGGCGTGTTAACCAGTGTTTTTTCACTAATAGTATTGCTCGGTGTAGGTGGACTTGCTTTTGCTGGATTTCAAGATGAGAAACCAGAAGTGAAAGATGGTGTTTTCAAAATACACGGTATGTATGGAGTCGAATGGCCAATTGAAGATATTGATGAAGTTACACTACTTGATAAACTGCCGGAAGTAAAACTAAAATCAAATGGATTTGCAGCAGCAGGAAGGTTAAAAGGTTCTTTTCGCCTAGAGGAACCTTATGGAAAAGGAAAATTATTTGTCCATAAGGGATATTCCCCTTATTTATATATTCAAAAGGATGATGAATACCTTATTCTAAATAGAAAAAATCAAGATGAACTATATGAGTTGATGGTGGAAATTCAA
Proteins encoded in this region:
- a CDS encoding GntR family transcriptional regulator; its protein translation is MEFNKVEPIYTQIIEDIKLKIINGTYLPGQEIPSRRQLAKDLGVNPNTIQRAYREMEEKKLIVTSRGQGSFITSDQTIINSLKDEALSRVVSQSVEKLRSFGRSDHEIIELIQKFMKGEHRK
- a CDS encoding DIP1984 family protein; the encoded protein is MKLAEALILRSDYQKRVEHLKNRLFKNVRVQEGDQPDEDPAVMKAELTGLLEQLKLLIQNINKTNIHTKFDGNQTLADALVIRDVVGQERKIYSDLIEPATMRHDRYSRSEIKYVTTISVKETQKYIDELSKRYREMDVKIQELNWKTDLLE
- a CDS encoding ABC transporter ATP-binding protein — protein: MIQVNQLNKSFGNKEVLRDISFSVGEGRIIGLFGTNGAGKSTLLKVIAGLLRIDHGSITFHSHPSSIEKRSLIAYLGEQDTWYPWMKLSDAMDYMKDMYRDWDHEKAQYLLNFFQLDKNERIREVSKGTLCKMNLLLTLSRRAKYVLLDEPFSGIDPFTRREISKAIVDDFVDEGQTIIVATQEIEEVEMLLDEILFLDQGQLLLHEQAEELRRTNKQGLLGILEEVYAHARM
- a CDS encoding TetR/AcrR family transcriptional regulator — its product is MDGFQRRREQKKLDILDASLNLFLKYGIQKVSISEIAKEANVSQVTIYNYFENKHKLIQEAFIYYVDKTMNEFEKVLNAEIPYPEKIKSIIFNKKEAATEINKEFYEYMMKQYSTEGNYIEQVYAQKALPAFIQLFEEGKQQGYVDPNLSNEAILFYVQMLKEYFQQEHVYQKAFPLTEEIASIFFYGVLGKRDH
- a CDS encoding CPBP family intramembrane glutamic endopeptidase, encoding MLGIIVQIIVSWIILRIFVKKDLTALGIKPFGSRSLQFLIGFMFTAFLCASIQMIDAFLTNTNWEVSSKLTFIEGLNAFWLNVKGVLFEELIFRGALLVIIIHKFGAKIGILISGVAFGIYHWFSYGVLGDIGSMTVIFFITAMSGLVWAYAFSKTKSIALPIGLHLGWNFTINSIFSKGPWGEQILVPDKVEFVSNPILNLVVYFVLPFVVVPILTWLLIRLWGGRKIKFHTTQITK
- a CDS encoding DUF3784 domain-containing protein; this translates as MGSGAIAFYIVMGWTLLITGGLTYLIVKQKNYDLISGFGNKTKEEQEQLIQNGYPQAIGKVLLHTWIILLISFILGIFQVPYGFGIGLAIYLIYLLVGMVYVQKYYLVDKRKKYGVLTSVFSLIVLLGVGGLAFAGFQDEKPEVKDGVFKIHGMYGVEWPIEDIDEVTLLDKLPEVKLKSNGFAAAGRLKGSFRLEEPYGKGKLFVHKGYSPYLYIQKDDEYLILNRKNQDELYELMVEIQSTNK